In Acidimicrobiales bacterium, a genomic segment contains:
- a CDS encoding SDR family oxidoreductase, giving the protein MSVRQLAGTTAIVTGASRGFGRAIAIALVERGADVVGVARDEALLSELREKLGDAFSPELADVADPELPVRLISEYRPKTLVLNAGATPAVARLQEQTWENFSTNWNVDVRQVFNFVRQSLTAPLDPGSVVVSLSSGAALRGSPLSGGYAGAKATIRFISAYARSEAERSAAGIRFVALLPQLTPATDLGRIYTEAYSGSRIAPANSSLSVDQVGTSVADLATGGPYVAPAYVLTTAGLQPLE; this is encoded by the coding sequence ATGTCGGTTCGCCAGCTCGCAGGAACAACAGCAATCGTTACCGGTGCAAGTCGGGGCTTCGGACGGGCCATCGCCATCGCCCTCGTCGAACGAGGTGCAGACGTCGTGGGTGTGGCTCGTGACGAAGCGCTGCTCTCCGAGCTACGAGAGAAGCTCGGAGACGCCTTCTCCCCGGAGCTGGCCGACGTCGCCGACCCGGAGCTCCCGGTTCGCCTGATCTCCGAGTATCGACCCAAGACCCTCGTGCTCAACGCCGGGGCCACCCCGGCGGTTGCCAGGCTCCAGGAGCAGACCTGGGAGAACTTCAGCACGAACTGGAACGTCGACGTGCGCCAGGTCTTCAACTTCGTCCGGCAGTCCCTGACGGCACCCCTCGACCCCGGCTCGGTGGTGGTCAGCCTCTCCAGCGGTGCGGCGCTGCGCGGGTCACCGCTCAGCGGTGGCTATGCCGGCGCCAAGGCCACGATCAGGTTCATCAGCGCCTACGCGAGGTCAGAAGCGGAACGCAGCGCCGCGGGCATCCGCTTCGTAGCTCTACTGCCGCAATTGACACCGGCGACCGACCTCGGGCGCATCTACACCGAGGCCTACAGCGGATCGAGGATCGCCCCGGCCAATTCGAGCCTCAGCGTCGACCAGGTCGGCACGAGCGTCGCTGATCTCGCCACGGGCGGCCCCTACGTGGCTCCGGCCTACGTGCTCACGACGGCCGGTCTCCAGCCCCTGGAGTGA